A genomic region of Herbaspirillum sp. DW155 contains the following coding sequences:
- a CDS encoding transcriptional regulator NanR, translating into MREPIQRRKLYQEVLERLMARIHQGEFPPGSQLPSERDLMEQYGVGRPAVREALQAMERSGFVEIAHGERARVVDLTADRLIAQITAGAQHLLRTKPDMLKHMKQARVFLETSTARMAAERATEEQIARLREAIAAHRASMVNLDDFIERDMAFHREIADISGNPIFPSIVESMFRWASEFYITLVRAPGAEELTLTEHQRIVDAIAAHDGDAAAEAMRAHLMRANDLYRELGQQ; encoded by the coding sequence ATGCGGGAACCGATACAGCGACGCAAGCTATACCAGGAAGTACTTGAGCGCCTGATGGCGCGCATCCATCAGGGAGAATTTCCGCCCGGTTCGCAGTTGCCCTCCGAACGTGACCTGATGGAGCAGTACGGTGTGGGCCGTCCGGCCGTGCGCGAAGCGTTGCAGGCCATGGAGCGCTCCGGCTTCGTGGAAATTGCCCACGGTGAACGGGCGCGCGTGGTCGATCTGACGGCCGACCGGCTGATCGCGCAGATCACCGCCGGTGCGCAGCACCTGCTGCGTACCAAGCCGGACATGCTGAAACATATGAAGCAAGCGCGCGTTTTCCTGGAAACCAGTACCGCCCGCATGGCTGCCGAGCGTGCCACCGAAGAGCAGATCGCGCGCCTGCGCGAGGCCATCGCCGCGCACCGGGCTTCGATGGTCAACCTGGACGACTTCATCGAGCGGGATATGGCCTTCCATCGCGAGATTGCCGACATCAGCGGCAATCCCATCTTTCCTTCCATCGTCGAATCGATGTTCCGCTGGGCCAGCGAGTTCTACATCACGCTGGTGCGCGCCCCGGGCGCGGAGGAACTTACCCTGACCGAACACCAGCGCATCGTCGATGCGATTGCCGCCCATGATGGCGACGCCGCAGCCGAAGCGATGCGTGCGCATTTGATGCGCGCCAATGATCTGTATCGGGAGCTGGGCCAGCAGTAA
- a CDS encoding flavin reductase family protein, with the protein MHQSSHFRPVALEHASRLINHGPTVLVSSAHGAHRNIMAAAWSMPVEFTPPRIAVVIDKSTYTRELITQSGSFGIIVPGAAQMDLTYAVGSASGRDEDKFARHRIAALAGPVLGMPVLQQGCAAWMECRWLPQGQTEDAYDTLFGEVVSAAADVRIFENGHWNFTADNADLHTLHHLGAGKFVVAGNQVQARLD; encoded by the coding sequence ATGCACCAATCCAGCCATTTCCGTCCTGTCGCACTGGAACACGCCAGCCGCCTCATCAACCACGGACCGACGGTGCTTGTGAGCAGCGCCCACGGCGCACACCGCAACATCATGGCGGCGGCCTGGTCGATGCCGGTGGAATTCACGCCACCGCGCATTGCCGTGGTGATCGACAAGAGCACCTACACGCGCGAGCTGATCACGCAATCGGGCAGCTTCGGCATCATCGTTCCCGGTGCGGCACAGATGGACCTGACCTATGCGGTAGGCAGCGCGAGCGGACGCGATGAGGACAAGTTCGCCCGCCACCGGATCGCCGCGCTGGCCGGTCCGGTGCTGGGCATGCCGGTCCTGCAGCAAGGCTGTGCGGCGTGGATGGAATGCCGCTGGCTGCCGCAGGGCCAGACCGAAGACGCCTATGACACCTTGTTCGGCGAAGTCGTCAGCGCGGCGGCCGATGTGCGCATCTTCGAGAATGGCCACTGGAACTTCACCGCTGACAATGCCGACCTGCACACCCTGCATCATCTGGGCGCGGGCAAGTTCGTGGTGGCCGGCAACCAGGTCCAGGCGCGCCTGGACTGA
- the carA gene encoding glutamine-hydrolyzing carbamoyl-phosphate synthase small subunit translates to MLPLLSGPAIPAVLALADGSVFQGFSIGAAGNTTGEVVFNTAMTGYQEILTDPSYSRQIVTLTYPHIGNTGVNREDVEASQIHAAGLIIKDLPRLLSNFRSQQSLSDYLKEGNIVAIAGIDTRKLTRILREKGAQNGAIVAGEADIAAATAKALELARAFPGLAGMDLAKVVSTKKAYNWTETEWRLGRGYGQQITPKFHVVAFDYGVKYNILRMLAERGCKVTVLPAQATAAEALALNPDGIFLSNGPGDPEPCDYAIAASKELIERGIPTFGICLGHQIMALASGAKTLKMKFGHHGANHPVQDLDSRQVMITSQNHGFAVDQATLPANCRVTHVSLFDGSLQGFERTDKPAFCFQGHPEASPGPHDIAPLFDKFVAMMEKKQNA, encoded by the coding sequence TTGCTGCCTCTTCTTTCCGGTCCCGCGATTCCGGCCGTCCTCGCGCTCGCAGACGGGTCTGTCTTCCAAGGTTTTTCCATCGGCGCCGCAGGCAATACCACCGGTGAGGTGGTCTTCAATACCGCGATGACCGGCTACCAGGAAATCCTGACCGACCCCAGCTACAGCCGCCAGATCGTCACTCTTACCTATCCGCACATCGGCAACACGGGCGTGAACCGTGAAGACGTCGAAGCTTCGCAGATCCACGCCGCCGGCCTCATCATCAAGGACCTGCCGCGCCTGCTGTCGAACTTCCGCAGCCAGCAATCCCTGTCGGATTACCTGAAGGAAGGCAATATCGTCGCCATCGCCGGCATCGATACCCGCAAGCTGACCCGCATCCTGCGCGAAAAGGGCGCGCAGAACGGCGCCATCGTGGCCGGTGAGGCCGACATCGCGGCCGCTACCGCCAAGGCACTGGAGCTGGCGCGCGCCTTCCCGGGCCTGGCCGGCATGGACCTGGCCAAGGTGGTCTCCACCAAGAAGGCCTACAACTGGACCGAGACCGAATGGCGCCTGGGCCGCGGCTATGGCCAGCAGATCACCCCGAAATTCCACGTGGTCGCCTTCGACTACGGCGTGAAGTACAACATCCTGCGCATGCTGGCCGAGCGCGGCTGCAAGGTCACCGTGCTGCCGGCGCAAGCCACTGCGGCCGAAGCGCTGGCCCTGAATCCGGACGGCATCTTCCTCTCCAACGGTCCTGGCGATCCGGAGCCCTGTGATTACGCCATCGCCGCGTCCAAGGAACTGATCGAGCGCGGCATCCCGACCTTCGGCATCTGCCTGGGTCACCAGATCATGGCCCTGGCCTCCGGCGCCAAGACCCTGAAGATGAAGTTCGGCCACCACGGCGCCAACCACCCGGTGCAGGACCTGGATTCCAGGCAGGTGATGATCACCTCCCAGAACCACGGTTTCGCCGTGGACCAGGCGACCCTGCCGGCTAACTGCCGCGTGACCCACGTGTCGCTCTTCGACGGTTCGCTGCAAGGCTTCGAGCGTACCGACAAACCTGCTTTCTGCTTCCAGGGCCACCCCGAAGCATCCCCTGGACCGCATGACATCGCTCCCCTGTTCGACAAGTTCGTGGCGATGATGGAGAAGAAACAAAATGCCTAA
- a CDS encoding response regulator: MVYKSFHPAYAGPLAGQRILVVDDAEDDRTLLSDFLLRHGARLYVARDGQDGYRKAQTVRPDLILMDIRMPVYDGLTSCRLLKANSTTRNIPLIFLSAAASTEEKVNGLTVGAVDYITKPFDFEEVRLRLCVHLRSPVHADLPPINQSPGVHGGSSTFDMVLFQAARRLMLDKLDQPLGLNALAAAVGTNARRLSSAFKHCAGVTVFDFLREERMKEARRLLSESTLEIGAIALALGYSNTANFSTAFRDRFGMPPSQFRR; the protein is encoded by the coding sequence ATGGTCTACAAATCGTTCCACCCGGCCTACGCCGGGCCTTTGGCGGGGCAGCGCATCCTGGTCGTCGACGACGCCGAGGACGACCGCACGCTGCTGTCGGATTTCCTGCTGCGCCACGGCGCGCGGCTGTATGTGGCAAGGGATGGGCAAGACGGTTATCGCAAGGCGCAGACCGTGCGGCCGGACCTGATCCTGATGGACATCCGCATGCCGGTCTATGACGGGCTCACCAGCTGCCGGCTGCTCAAGGCCAATTCCACCACGCGCAACATTCCGCTGATCTTCCTCTCGGCGGCCGCGTCCACCGAAGAAAAAGTCAACGGCCTCACCGTGGGCGCCGTCGATTACATCACCAAGCCCTTCGATTTCGAGGAAGTACGGCTGCGCCTGTGCGTGCATCTGCGCTCGCCCGTGCATGCGGATCTGCCGCCGATCAACCAGTCGCCCGGCGTACACGGTGGTTCCAGCACCTTCGACATGGTGCTGTTCCAGGCGGCGCGCCGGCTCATGCTGGACAAGCTGGACCAGCCGCTGGGCCTCAATGCCCTGGCCGCCGCCGTGGGCACCAATGCGCGCCGCCTGTCGAGCGCCTTCAAGCATTGCGCCGGGGTGACCGTGTTCGATTTCCTGCGCGAGGAACGGATGAAGGAAGCGCGCCGCCTGCTCTCCGAAAGCACCCTCGAGATTGGCGCCATCGCGCTGGCCCTGGGTTACAGCAATACGGCCAATTTTTCCACGGCCTTCCGCGATCGCTTCGGGATGCCGCCCAGTCAGTTCCGCCGCTGA
- a CDS encoding LysR family transcriptional regulator: MKPAPSQQSLNSLLSRLRMKQLQLLIALDDHQSLHKASSALAMTQSAASKSLAELESMLDAQLFERTRSGLIPNQFGHCVIRYARLMATDLGSLCEEMAQIRSGRGGRLAIGAVMGALPALVVPAVDAMQRRHPELSIEIVEETSVQLLSLLDEGHLDLLVARASVSDNPGKYHYQPLSEEPLSVVVSADHARVRGRQMSLAALAGYRWVTYPSHMPLHAVLEREMDLAGVSMPGNAISTASTFVTVALLQQGTDMVAILPTAVAEMFVKRGMLRILPVKLRSMSQTIGIVTRKGGQLSRAGEAFVRLLRERPVRC; the protein is encoded by the coding sequence ATGAAACCCGCGCCCAGTCAGCAAAGCCTGAACAGTCTCCTGTCCCGCCTGCGCATGAAGCAGCTGCAATTGCTCATCGCCCTGGACGATCATCAGTCCCTGCACAAGGCCTCCAGCGCCCTGGCCATGACGCAATCGGCGGCCAGCAAGTCGCTGGCCGAGCTGGAATCGATGCTGGATGCGCAATTGTTCGAACGCACCAGGTCCGGCCTGATCCCCAATCAGTTCGGCCATTGCGTGATCCGCTATGCGCGGCTGATGGCAACCGACCTCGGTTCGCTGTGTGAGGAGATGGCGCAGATCCGCTCCGGACGCGGCGGACGGCTGGCCATCGGCGCGGTCATGGGGGCGCTGCCAGCGCTGGTGGTGCCGGCGGTGGATGCGATGCAGCGGCGTCATCCGGAGCTGTCCATCGAGATCGTCGAAGAGACCAGTGTGCAATTGCTGAGCCTGCTGGACGAAGGCCATCTGGATCTGCTGGTGGCGCGCGCCAGTGTCTCGGACAATCCCGGCAAGTACCACTACCAGCCGCTCTCCGAAGAGCCGCTGTCGGTGGTGGTGTCGGCCGACCATGCGCGTGTGCGCGGCCGGCAGATGAGTCTGGCCGCGCTGGCGGGCTATCGCTGGGTCACCTATCCCAGCCACATGCCGCTGCACGCGGTGCTGGAACGGGAGATGGACCTGGCCGGGGTGAGCATGCCGGGCAATGCGATTTCCACCGCCTCGACCTTCGTGACGGTGGCACTGTTGCAGCAGGGCACCGACATGGTGGCTATCCTGCCCACGGCGGTGGCGGAGATGTTCGTTAAGCGCGGTATGCTGCGCATCCTGCCGGTGAAGCTGCGCTCGATGTCGCAGACCATCGGCATCGTCACGCGCAAGGGAGGTCAGTTGTCGCGCGCGGGCGAGGCATTCGTGCGCCTGTTGCGGGAGCGGCCGGTGCGCTGCTGA
- a CDS encoding patatin-like phospholipase family protein, giving the protein MRFSFRLMAAAIASSLLLSACGTSSLLPAGVASRPSETSGATVTAGTNVTNVTNGAVAPVVPVAPSAAAAPTPRKIKIGLALGGGAARGFAHIGVIKALEAQGITVDVVAGTSAGSLVGALYAAGNDGFALQKLALAMDEAAISDWSVPLFAKVSGVIKGEGVQNYVNKAVHNVPIEKFKIPFGAVATDLRTGQPILFQRGNAGIAVRASSAVPGVFQPVRIGDHTYVDGGLVSPVPVRFARQMGADFVIAVNISSNPEAQAASSSSIDVLLQTFAIMGQTINQYELKNADIVLQPGLGAMKGSDFANRNVAILAGEQAAMAAMPEIRRKLKLMATGN; this is encoded by the coding sequence ATGCGCTTCTCCTTCCGTCTGATGGCTGCGGCCATCGCTTCTTCCTTGCTTCTTTCTGCCTGCGGTACCTCGTCCTTGTTGCCGGCCGGTGTAGCCTCCAGGCCATCCGAGACCAGCGGCGCGACGGTCACGGCCGGTACGAACGTAACAAATGTTACTAATGGCGCGGTGGCTCCCGTGGTCCCGGTTGCACCCAGCGCTGCGGCCGCGCCCACCCCGCGCAAGATCAAGATCGGCCTGGCCTTGGGCGGCGGCGCGGCGCGTGGCTTTGCGCATATCGGCGTGATCAAGGCGCTGGAAGCCCAGGGCATCACCGTGGACGTGGTGGCCGGGACCAGTGCCGGCAGCCTCGTGGGCGCACTCTATGCGGCCGGCAACGATGGCTTCGCCTTGCAGAAGCTGGCGCTGGCCATGGATGAGGCGGCCATCTCGGACTGGTCGGTGCCGCTGTTTGCCAAGGTCAGTGGCGTCATCAAGGGGGAGGGCGTGCAGAACTACGTCAACAAGGCGGTGCATAACGTTCCCATCGAGAAATTCAAGATTCCCTTCGGCGCCGTGGCGACCGACCTGCGCACCGGCCAGCCCATCCTGTTCCAGCGCGGCAATGCCGGCATCGCGGTGCGGGCTTCGTCGGCGGTGCCGGGGGTGTTCCAGCCGGTCAGGATCGGTGACCACACCTATGTGGATGGCGGGCTGGTGTCGCCGGTGCCGGTGCGCTTTGCCCGGCAGATGGGGGCGGACTTCGTGATTGCGGTCAACATCTCGTCCAATCCGGAGGCGCAGGCGGCCTCCAGCAGCTCCATCGACGTCTTGCTGCAGACCTTCGCCATCATGGGCCAGACCATCAACCAGTATGAGTTGAAGAATGCCGACATCGTGCTGCAGCCGGGCCTGGGCGCGATGAAGGGCAGTGACTTCGCCAACCGCAACGTGGCTATCCTGGCCGGTGAACAGGCAGCGATGGCCGCCATGCCGGAGATCAGGCGCAAGCTCAAGCTGATGGCCACCGGAAACTGA
- a CDS encoding winged helix-turn-helix domain-containing protein: MKNYRNSSLCRFLKDQGHEVSRVVADGEELLMPAQLGEIAIVHVGQASAAGYALTRQLRAANARMGILLMAAEHESKVVRIAGLERGADFCEAMPHRLELLNAYIEVMLRRMAPQAWSLDLAARTLRAPQHDAVEINSREAALLKLLAENTRHAADRMAIARAFGADWVGFDERVLEKTVSRLRRKWRDSTMYELPLRTLHGVGYCFTESIQTC, from the coding sequence TTGAAAAACTATCGCAACAGCAGCTTGTGCAGATTTTTGAAAGACCAGGGTCATGAGGTCAGCCGCGTGGTGGCCGATGGCGAGGAGTTGTTGATGCCAGCCCAGTTGGGCGAGATCGCCATCGTCCATGTGGGGCAGGCCAGCGCAGCCGGTTATGCGCTGACCAGGCAGTTGCGCGCGGCCAATGCGCGCATGGGTATCCTGCTGATGGCCGCAGAGCATGAGAGCAAGGTCGTGCGCATCGCCGGTCTGGAGCGCGGTGCCGATTTCTGCGAAGCCATGCCGCACCGGCTGGAATTGCTCAATGCCTACATCGAAGTCATGCTGCGCCGGATGGCGCCGCAAGCCTGGTCGCTCGACCTGGCCGCCCGTACCTTGCGCGCGCCCCAGCACGATGCGGTAGAAATCAATTCCCGCGAAGCCGCCTTGCTCAAGCTGCTGGCCGAGAATACGCGTCACGCGGCCGACCGCATGGCCATCGCCCGTGCGTTTGGCGCGGATTGGGTCGGCTTCGACGAGCGCGTGCTGGAGAAGACCGTCAGTCGCCTGCGCCGCAAATGGCGCGACAGCACCATGTACGAGCTGCCACTGCGAACCCTGCACGGCGTGGGTTACTGCTTCACGGAATCGATCCAGACCTGCTGA
- a CDS encoding YigZ family protein produces the protein MATFTLAQRAEIELEIRKSRFIGIVMPVPGREAAMQEIARMREAHRSATHVCWALMAGGQSGMSDDGEPSGTAGRPMLEVLRHHELDGVLAMVVRYYGGVKLGAGGLVRAYTDAIATALKSTERTERVAQAEIEIGVVYSAEPQLRHWLAQQKYELLASRHDTLAHLHLRLPEAALGQAEEAIRRLSSNAEIKRLL, from the coding sequence ATGGCCACCTTCACCCTCGCCCAGCGCGCCGAGATCGAACTGGAGATCCGCAAGAGCCGCTTCATCGGCATCGTCATGCCGGTGCCCGGCCGCGAGGCGGCCATGCAGGAGATCGCCAGGATGCGTGAGGCCCATCGCAGCGCCACGCACGTCTGCTGGGCGCTGATGGCCGGTGGCCAGTCGGGCATGTCCGACGATGGCGAACCGTCCGGCACGGCCGGACGCCCGATGCTGGAAGTGTTGCGCCATCACGAACTCGATGGTGTGCTGGCCATGGTGGTGCGCTATTACGGTGGCGTGAAACTGGGCGCGGGCGGCCTGGTACGGGCCTATACCGATGCCATCGCCACCGCCCTCAAGAGTACGGAACGCACCGAACGCGTGGCCCAGGCCGAGATCGAAATCGGCGTGGTCTATTCCGCCGAACCACAGCTGCGCCACTGGCTGGCCCAGCAGAAATACGAACTGCTGGCCAGCCGCCACGACACCCTGGCCCACCTTCATCTGCGCCTGCCCGAAGCGGCGCTGGGGCAGGCGGAAGAAGCCATCCGCCGGCTCTCGTCGAACGCAGAGATCAAGCGCCTGCTCTGA
- a CDS encoding dihydrodipicolinate synthase family protein yields the protein MSTPIYRGVFPVAPTIFDENGKLDLEGQKRAIDFMIDAGSNGICILANFSEQFVLSDEERVLVQDTVLKHVAGRVPVIVTTTHFGSQICAERSRAAQDAGAAMVMVMPPYHGATFRVSEKQIYEFYGRVSDAIDIPIMIQDAPVAGTPLSAPFLARMAKEIENVSYFKIETAGAASKLRELIELGGDAVVGPWDGEEAITLIPDLDGGATGAMTGGGYPDGIRKIVDAYFAGDTEKAAELYMQWLPLINYENRQCGLSACKALMLEGGVIKSDMLRHPQAPLHPKVREGLLRVARRLDPMVLSWGK from the coding sequence ATGAGCACCCCCATCTACCGCGGCGTATTCCCGGTCGCCCCGACCATCTTTGACGAAAACGGCAAGCTGGACCTGGAAGGCCAGAAGCGCGCCATCGACTTCATGATCGATGCCGGCTCCAACGGCATCTGCATCCTGGCCAACTTCTCCGAACAGTTCGTGCTCTCCGACGAAGAGCGCGTGCTGGTGCAGGACACCGTGCTCAAGCACGTGGCCGGCCGCGTGCCGGTGATCGTCACCACCACCCACTTCGGCAGCCAGATCTGTGCCGAGCGCAGCCGCGCTGCGCAGGATGCCGGTGCGGCCATGGTGATGGTGATGCCGCCGTATCATGGCGCCACCTTCCGCGTCTCGGAAAAACAGATCTACGAATTCTATGGCCGCGTCTCCGACGCCATCGACATCCCCATCATGATCCAGGATGCGCCGGTGGCCGGCACGCCCCTGTCGGCCCCCTTCCTGGCGCGCATGGCCAAGGAAATCGAGAACGTCTCCTACTTCAAGATCGAGACTGCCGGTGCCGCTTCCAAGCTGCGTGAGCTGATCGAACTGGGCGGCGACGCCGTGGTCGGCCCGTGGGATGGCGAAGAAGCCATCACCCTGATCCCCGACCTGGACGGCGGTGCGACCGGCGCCATGACCGGCGGCGGTTATCCGGACGGTATCCGCAAGATCGTCGATGCCTATTTCGCCGGCGACACCGAAAAGGCCGCCGAGCTTTACATGCAATGGCTGCCGCTGATCAACTATGAAAACCGCCAGTGCGGTCTGTCCGCATGCAAGGCGCTCATGCTCGAAGGCGGCGTGATCAAGTCCGACATGCTGCGTCATCCGCAGGCACCGCTGCACCCCAAGGTGCGCGAAGGCCTGCTGCGCGTGGCACGCCGCCTGGACCCGATGGTCCTGAGCTGGGGCAAATAA
- a CDS encoding C40 family peptidase codes for MTLRRSDRIRRQTARACALAAGLWISASAYSADLSLAAQDLPPPQATSPQAQQLISKTNLAIARLQDITNRASELATQALAMLGINYRYGGNSPDTGLDCSGLVRYVFKEAWGTDLPRTSLEISRVGEKIGSDNLQPGDLVFYNTLRRGFSHVGIYLGDGKFIHSPSAGGQVRIESMDESYWKKRFNGARRIIAGDDDQQK; via the coding sequence ATGACCCTACGCCGATCTGACCGAATCCGACGACAAACCGCTCGCGCGTGCGCGCTGGCGGCCGGCCTCTGGATCAGTGCATCGGCCTATTCCGCTGACCTTTCCCTGGCAGCGCAGGATCTTCCCCCTCCCCAGGCAACATCGCCGCAAGCCCAGCAGCTGATCAGCAAGACCAATCTGGCCATTGCCCGCCTGCAAGACATCACCAACCGCGCATCCGAACTGGCCACCCAGGCCCTGGCCATGCTGGGCATCAATTACCGCTACGGCGGCAATTCGCCCGATACCGGCCTCGATTGCAGCGGACTGGTGCGTTACGTCTTCAAGGAAGCGTGGGGCACCGACCTGCCGCGCACTTCGCTGGAAATCAGCCGCGTCGGCGAAAAGATCGGCAGTGACAACCTGCAGCCGGGCGACCTGGTGTTCTACAACACCCTGCGCCGTGGCTTCTCCCACGTAGGCATCTACCTGGGCGACGGCAAGTTCATCCACTCCCCCTCGGCCGGCGGCCAGGTGCGCATCGAGAGCATGGACGAGTCCTACTGGAAGAAGCGCTTCAATGGTGCACGCCGCATCATCGCCGGTGACGACGATCAGCAGAAATGA
- a CDS encoding heme-binding protein codes for MQTKPFLSLDDVKKIAAGAEAEARANNWNVAISVVDDGGHLLWLQRMDGAAPISSQIAPAKARTAALGRRESKIYEDMINNGRVSFLSAPGLDGLLEGGVPVVVDGHYVGAVGVSGVKSSEDVQIAKAGIAALGL; via the coding sequence ATGCAAACCAAACCGTTCCTGTCGCTGGATGACGTCAAGAAGATCGCTGCCGGCGCTGAAGCCGAAGCCCGTGCCAACAACTGGAACGTGGCCATCTCGGTGGTCGATGACGGCGGTCACCTGCTGTGGCTGCAGCGCATGGACGGCGCCGCTCCGATCTCGTCCCAGATCGCTCCGGCCAAGGCCCGCACCGCCGCGCTGGGCCGCCGCGAAAGCAAGATCTATGAAGACATGATCAATAACGGTCGCGTTTCCTTCCTGAGCGCCCCCGGCCTGGATGGCCTGCTCGAAGGCGGCGTGCCGGTGGTGGTCGATGGCCATTACGTGGGCGCCGTGGGCGTTTCCGGCGTGAAATCCTCGGAAGACGTGCAGATCGCCAAGGCCGGTATCGCTGCCCTGGGTCTGTAA